The following proteins are co-located in the Natator depressus isolate rNatDep1 chromosome 4, rNatDep2.hap1, whole genome shotgun sequence genome:
- the GAR1 gene encoding H/ACA ribonucleoprotein complex subunit 1 — MSFRGRGGGGGGFNRGGGGGFNRGGRGGFNRGGRGGFGRGRGGRGGFNRGYDQGPPESVVILGEFMHPCEDDIVCKCTTEENRVPYFNAPVYLDNKEQIGKVDEIFGQLRDFYFSVKLSENMKASSFKKLQKFYIDPAKLLPLQRFLPRPPGEKGAPRGGGRGGRGRGGGRGGGGFRGGRGGGGFRGGRGGGGGRGFRGKGR, encoded by the exons atgtcttttagaggcagaggaggaggcggaggtggctTCAATCGTGGTGGCGGAGGTGGCTTCAATCGTGGTGGACGAGGTGGCTTCAATCGTGGTGGACGAGGTGGCTTTGGGCGTGGAAGGGGTGGACGTGGAGGCTTCAACAGAGGATATGACCAAGGACCTCCTGAAAGTGTAGTTA TATTGGGAGAGTTCATGCATCCTTGTGAAGATGACATTGTTTGTAAATGCACAACAGAAGAAAACAGAGTGCCTTATTTCAATGCACCAGTTTACTTGGATAATAAAGAACAAATTGGCAAAGTGGATGAAATATTTGGTCAGCTAAGAGACTTT tatttttcagttaaacTGTCAGAGAACATGAAGgcttcttcctttaaaaaattacaaaag TTTTATATTGACCCAGCAAAGTTATTGCCGTTGCAAAGGTTTCTGCCTAGGCCTCCAGGTGAGAAAGGCGCTCCAAGAGGAGGTGGTAGAGGAGGacgtggaagaggaggaggtagaGGTGGTG GTGGCttcagaggaggaagaggtggtggaggcttcagaggaggaagaggtggaggtgGTGGCCGTGGTTTCAGGG GTAAAGGACGTTAA